In Croceicoccus sp. Ery15, a genomic segment contains:
- a CDS encoding TIGR04222 domain-containing membrane protein: MQGWNPLDWSANAYLGFHAMAFVACLILGAAIQNGLRPEGRAGVLQGAEDTALLAGGPIRFLQAVATALLADGRLVMADNGKRLMRPAMGGAGSAGSTAAERMMLGRPGMIELRQLKRVMQEPLQGVKRDLQMRGLMMDGGDERLIRFTQSAPLFMLLLFGLERMRLGVIRDESIGFLVFFEFATAIAMLLRFFAIDPATVQGKAEIAAARVRGERLRRAPREPEMAQAVALFGPAALAGTALNPFHQMFANNSSGGCGSDGGGSGCGGGGCGGCGG; encoded by the coding sequence ATGCAAGGATGGAATCCGCTCGACTGGAGCGCCAATGCCTATCTGGGCTTTCATGCCATGGCTTTCGTCGCCTGTCTGATCCTTGGTGCGGCGATCCAGAACGGCTTGCGACCCGAAGGGCGCGCGGGCGTGCTGCAAGGGGCCGAGGATACCGCCCTGTTGGCAGGCGGACCGATCCGTTTTCTGCAAGCGGTCGCGACCGCCCTGCTGGCGGACGGGCGACTGGTGATGGCTGATAACGGCAAACGGCTGATGCGACCCGCAATGGGCGGTGCGGGTTCGGCAGGTTCCACGGCGGCGGAGCGGATGATGCTGGGCCGTCCGGGCATGATCGAACTGCGCCAGCTCAAACGCGTGATGCAAGAGCCTTTGCAAGGCGTAAAGCGCGACTTGCAGATGCGCGGGTTGATGATGGACGGCGGGGACGAGCGGCTGATCCGGTTCACCCAGTCCGCGCCGCTGTTCATGCTGTTGCTGTTCGGGCTGGAGCGTATGCGGCTGGGTGTGATCCGCGACGAATCCATCGGCTTTCTGGTCTTTTTCGAATTTGCGACTGCCATCGCCATGCTGCTGCGTTTTTTCGCGATCGATCCGGCGACGGTGCAAGGCAAGGCCGAGATTGCGGCCGCCAGAGTGCGCGGCGAGCGGTTGCGCCGCGCCCCGCGCGAGCCCGAGATGGCGCAGGCGGTGGCTTTGTTCGGCCCTGCCGCGCTGGCGGGAACAGCGCTGAACCCGTTTCACCAGATGTTCGCGAATAATTCGTCGGGCGGCTGCGGCAGCGATGGCGGCGGAAGCGGCTGCGGAGGCGGCGGTTGTGGCGGTTGCGGTGGATGA
- a CDS encoding ATP-binding protein, with amino-acid sequence MGILLLVVALEFALNAFVFERANEFSLQEEDAASISDRLVVAYRLLEQAPAELRADVAQELSTHHFRIGWSQDTARRAASLELDALRSQIVEQQEELGLAGLRLHLEPLSGGGDIAGSMTLSDQSVMTFSAEVHETFKLNAQRVIMLLLPTALLMLIGGLLVGAALRPLRNLVAASRKVGELDEPEPVPLAGSQEARDLIAAFNEMQERIHQLIRNRQLTVSAIAHDLRTPLARLQMRLDQTSPDREAMAADVAEMRMLLQSLQTFNEGHDHRGPVERIDIAATAQTLVDDAGDRGFKTDYEGPEHLEIKGRALALRRVMSNLIENALHYAGDAKVRLAREGNHVVISVIDTGPGIAESQIDEVMKPFVRLDHARSRNTPGMGLGLAIVNRIVRAQGGSFTIANHTTGGLCATIRLPADGPE; translated from the coding sequence TTGGGCATTCTCTTGCTGGTCGTCGCGCTGGAATTCGCGCTGAACGCATTCGTTTTTGAACGTGCGAACGAGTTTTCGCTTCAGGAAGAAGACGCGGCGAGCATTTCCGACCGGCTTGTCGTCGCCTATCGCCTGCTGGAACAGGCCCCCGCCGAGTTGCGGGCCGATGTCGCGCAGGAGCTGTCCACCCATCACTTCCGCATCGGCTGGTCGCAGGATACCGCGCGGCGGGCCGCCAGCCTCGAACTGGATGCGCTTCGCAGCCAGATCGTCGAACAGCAGGAAGAGCTGGGCCTTGCGGGGCTACGCCTCCATCTCGAACCGCTTAGCGGCGGGGGCGACATCGCGGGCAGCATGACGCTTTCGGACCAGAGTGTGATGACATTCTCGGCCGAGGTCCACGAAACGTTCAAGCTGAATGCACAGCGCGTGATCATGTTGCTGCTGCCGACTGCCCTATTGATGCTGATCGGCGGGCTTTTGGTGGGCGCTGCCCTTCGCCCGCTGCGCAATCTGGTCGCCGCATCGCGCAAGGTAGGCGAGCTGGACGAACCCGAGCCCGTTCCCTTAGCCGGTTCGCAAGAGGCCCGCGACCTGATCGCCGCCTTTAACGAGATGCAGGAGAGGATCCACCAGCTGATCCGCAATCGCCAGCTGACCGTTTCGGCCATCGCGCATGACCTGCGAACGCCTCTCGCACGGTTGCAGATGCGGCTGGATCAGACCTCTCCCGACCGCGAGGCAATGGCCGCCGATGTGGCCGAAATGCGCATGCTGCTGCAATCCTTGCAGACCTTTAACGAAGGACATGATCACCGCGGTCCGGTGGAACGGATCGACATTGCTGCAACCGCGCAAACCTTGGTCGACGACGCGGGGGACCGCGGTTTCAAGACGGACTATGAAGGGCCTGAACATCTGGAGATAAAGGGCCGCGCACTCGCGTTGCGGCGGGTGATGTCCAATCTGATCGAAAACGCGCTTCACTATGCTGGCGATGCAAAAGTCCGCCTCGCTCGCGAGGGGAATCATGTCGTCATCTCGGTCATCGATACCGGGCCGGGAATCGCGGAATCGCAAATAGATGAGGTGATGAAACCCTTTGTCCGGCTGGACCATGCACGTAGCCGGAACACGCCGGGCATGGGCCTTGGCCTTGCCATCGTGAACCGCATCGTGCGTGCGCAAGGCGGCAGTTTCACCATTGCAAATCACACCACCGGCGGGCTGTGCGCCACGATCCGGCTGCCTGCCGACGGCCCCGAATAA
- a CDS encoding EVE domain-containing protein translates to MAKRFWLMKSEPDVYSWDDLVAEGEGTWDGVRNHRAKNNLAAMKKGDKAFFYHSNIGLEIVGICEISVDGITDPTDETGKWAAVKVKPVEKLPAPVTLKQVKAEESLAEMELVKLMRLSVSEVRPEEWRKILSMAKANAKKAG, encoded by the coding sequence ATGGCCAAGCGTTTCTGGCTGATGAAATCCGAACCCGACGTCTATTCGTGGGACGATCTTGTCGCAGAGGGCGAGGGGACGTGGGACGGGGTGCGCAACCATCGCGCCAAGAACAATCTGGCCGCAATGAAAAAGGGCGACAAGGCGTTCTTCTATCACTCCAACATCGGGCTGGAGATCGTCGGTATTTGCGAAATCAGTGTGGACGGCATTACCGATCCCACGGACGAGACGGGCAAATGGGCCGCGGTCAAGGTCAAGCCGGTCGAGAAGCTGCCCGCGCCCGTCACATTGAAGCAGGTCAAGGCCGAGGAATCGCTGGCCGAGATGGAACTGGTCAAGCTGATGCGCCTGTCGGTCAGCGAGGTCCGGCCCGAGGAATGGAGGAAAATCCTGTCCATGGCGAAAGCCAACGCCAAAAAGGCAGGCTGA
- a CDS encoding MFS transporter: MLTSPDLLTRRRFLPLFVTQVLGAFNDNLYKNAMVLFVVYAVYSSAAEETMFSAVAQGLFTLPFVLFSALSGQLADMRDKAMIIRRVKLAEIFIMIVGAAGLIMAAMDIAVHGVAIPLLLAALFAMGVHSTFFGPIKYAILPQHLEKQEVLAGTGLVEAGTYLAILAGTILAGWISVEVAAVLVIGLAVLGWFAGKQVPSAPAQGTVEPIDYNIWRSSVNVVKGSMQDARVFYAILAISFFWTIGAVLFIEFPPLAKNVLTASKEVASLFLVVFSIGVAIGSVSINMLLKGEVSARYSPVSVIVMGLFVVAFHVVCRMWQPHVGGLYDVAEFIALPLAAPLLLCLLGIAIAGGMFVVPLYAFLTTVVDKSQTARAVAANNLVNSFAMVGGSALAMGLNAIDVSIVDQLLLAAAMSVISAYLGWVLYCAERRLAAAKGSGRR; encoded by the coding sequence ATGCTGACCTCACCCGATCTCCTTACCAGGCGCCGTTTCCTGCCGCTGTTCGTCACCCAGGTGCTGGGGGCGTTCAACGACAATCTGTACAAGAACGCGATGGTGCTGTTCGTCGTCTATGCCGTTTATTCCAGCGCGGCAGAGGAGACGATGTTCTCCGCCGTGGCGCAGGGCTTGTTCACCCTGCCATTCGTGCTGTTTTCGGCGCTGTCGGGGCAACTGGCCGACATGCGCGACAAGGCGATGATCATCCGGCGGGTCAAGCTGGCCGAGATTTTCATCATGATCGTCGGCGCGGCAGGCCTGATCATGGCGGCGATGGATATTGCGGTGCACGGCGTAGCGATCCCGCTGCTGCTGGCGGCCCTGTTCGCGATGGGCGTGCACTCCACCTTCTTCGGCCCCATCAAATACGCGATCCTGCCGCAGCATCTGGAGAAACAAGAAGTGCTGGCCGGAACCGGACTGGTCGAGGCAGGCACCTATCTGGCGATTCTGGCAGGCACGATCCTTGCCGGCTGGATTTCGGTAGAAGTGGCCGCAGTGCTGGTCATCGGCCTTGCCGTGCTGGGCTGGTTTGCGGGCAAACAGGTCCCCTCCGCACCCGCGCAAGGCACGGTCGAGCCGATCGACTACAACATCTGGCGATCATCGGTAAACGTGGTCAAAGGTTCGATGCAGGATGCGCGCGTGTTCTACGCCATTCTGGCGATCAGCTTTTTCTGGACCATCGGGGCGGTGCTGTTCATCGAATTCCCGCCGCTGGCGAAAAACGTGCTGACTGCCAGCAAGGAAGTCGCCAGCCTGTTTCTGGTCGTATTCTCCATCGGCGTCGCCATCGGATCGGTGTCGATCAACATGCTGCTCAAGGGAGAGGTATCGGCGCGATATTCCCCGGTCTCGGTCATCGTGATGGGGCTGTTCGTTGTGGCCTTTCACGTGGTTTGCCGCATGTGGCAGCCGCATGTCGGCGGGCTATACGATGTGGCCGAATTCATCGCCCTGCCGCTGGCAGCGCCCTTGCTGCTGTGCCTGCTGGGCATCGCCATTGCGGGGGGCATGTTCGTTGTGCCGCTCTATGCGTTTCTGACGACAGTGGTCGACAAATCGCAAACCGCGCGGGCGGTGGCGGCCAATAATCTGGTGAACAGCTTTGCGATGGTTGGCGGATCGGCGCTTGCCATGGGGCTGAACGCGATCGATGTCTCTATCGTCGATCAACTGCTTCTGGCTGCCGCGATGAGCGTGATTTCGGCCTATCTCGGCTGGGTGCTCTATTGCGCGGAACGACGGCTGGCTGCCGCCAAAGGATCAGGCCGACGGTAG
- a CDS encoding response regulator, translating into MATQTILVVEDDPQLRVLISRALKEHGYDVRSAATGAEMQVQLEDGRPALIVLDIMLPGTNGIELLRRLRTTSDIPVIFASARGEEADRVVGLELGADDYLAKPFGTRELLARISAVLRRHGNGNGGASTQRQDEIAFDGWTLSLSRRELRSPTKALVELTTAEFDLLSAFVQSPQRVISRERLIELSRTRIGDSSDRSVDVLVSRLRRKLTIEGRDAPIATVRGVGYMFTAEVETP; encoded by the coding sequence ATGGCCACACAGACGATCCTTGTCGTCGAAGACGATCCACAGCTTCGCGTCCTGATTTCGCGCGCATTGAAAGAGCATGGCTATGATGTGCGCTCTGCCGCGACCGGCGCCGAAATGCAGGTCCAGCTGGAAGACGGCCGCCCTGCCCTGATCGTGCTGGACATCATGCTGCCGGGCACGAACGGCATCGAGCTGCTGCGCCGTCTGCGCACCACCAGCGATATTCCCGTTATCTTCGCCAGCGCGCGCGGAGAAGAGGCCGATCGCGTCGTCGGGCTGGAACTGGGCGCCGACGATTATCTCGCCAAGCCGTTTGGCACACGCGAGTTACTGGCGCGGATTTCCGCCGTTTTACGCCGCCACGGTAACGGAAATGGCGGTGCCAGCACGCAGCGGCAAGACGAAATCGCGTTCGACGGATGGACGTTATCGCTGTCGCGCCGCGAATTGCGGTCACCCACCAAAGCGCTGGTCGAACTGACCACCGCCGAATTCGATTTGCTGAGCGCCTTTGTCCAGTCGCCCCAGCGCGTGATCAGCCGCGAAAGGCTGATCGAATTGTCGCGCACGCGTATCGGCGATTCGTCGGACCGCAGTGTCGACGTTCTGGTCAGCCGCTTGCGCCGCAAGCTGACGATAGAAGGACGCGACGCCCCGATCGCCACCGTGCGCGGCGTGGGATATATGTTCACGGCCGAGGTCGAAACCCCGTGA
- the trmD gene encoding tRNA (guanosine(37)-N1)-methyltransferase TrmD → MSFTATVLTLYPEMFPGPLGISLAGRALEAGSWVMQTVQIRDFATDKHRTVDDTPAGGGAGMVLKVDVLAAAIDHARALNPGAPVLAMTPRGKPLTQARVRELASGPGAIVLCGRFEGFDERIFAGRDVEEVSVGDIILSGGEPAAIMLLDACIRLLPGVMGAASSGVEESFENGLLEYPHYTRPVEWEGRTIPEVLRSGDHAKIAAWRKQRGEDDTRLRRPDLWERHGDVRGQPASGARHDDEGTGI, encoded by the coding sequence ATGAGTTTTACAGCCACCGTCCTGACCCTTTATCCAGAAATGTTTCCCGGCCCCCTTGGCATTAGCCTTGCGGGCCGCGCGCTGGAAGCGGGATCGTGGGTGATGCAGACGGTTCAGATCCGCGATTTCGCCACCGACAAGCATCGCACCGTCGACGATACGCCGGCGGGCGGGGGCGCGGGCATGGTGCTGAAAGTCGATGTGCTGGCCGCCGCGATCGACCATGCGCGCGCGCTGAACCCGGGGGCGCCGGTGCTGGCGATGACGCCGCGGGGCAAGCCGTTGACGCAGGCGCGCGTGCGCGAACTGGCATCGGGGCCGGGCGCCATCGTGCTGTGCGGACGGTTCGAGGGGTTCGACGAGCGTATCTTTGCGGGCCGCGATGTCGAGGAAGTGTCGGTTGGCGACATCATCCTGTCGGGTGGAGAGCCTGCCGCGATCATGCTTCTCGACGCTTGCATTCGGCTGCTTCCCGGCGTAATGGGCGCCGCTTCAAGCGGAGTCGAGGAATCGTTCGAGAACGGTTTGCTCGAATATCCGCACTACACCCGACCTGTCGAATGGGAAGGGCGCACGATCCCTGAAGTGCTGCGATCGGGGGATCATGCGAAGATCGCGGCGTGGCGAAAGCAACGCGGCGAGGACGATACACGGTTACGCAGGCCGGACCTTTGGGAACGTCACGGTGACGTTCGGGGCCAGCCTGCCTCTGGCGCGCGGCACGATGATGAAGGCACAGGCATATGA
- a CDS encoding carbonic anhydrase, translating to MNELIGRVFNFEKTVFPNSSELYGTLARDGQSPKALMISCADSRIVPEEIMQARPGDLFVCRNAGNIVPPYASMLGGVSATVEYAVAALGVRDIIVCGHTDCGAMKALANPAGLEEAMPNVAAWLKHGSAAQTVVNGCQGHLEGDARVRAMIYENVVAQLSNLRTHPSVARAMAAGEMSLHGWVVDIHEGQVLGLDGQTGQFVPLRDNDPLPVAVSAQVRYPMAEAAE from the coding sequence ATGAACGAACTGATCGGCCGTGTTTTCAACTTTGAAAAGACCGTCTTCCCCAACAGTAGCGAACTTTACGGCACGCTCGCCCGCGACGGACAGAGCCCCAAGGCGCTGATGATCTCGTGTGCCGATTCGCGTATCGTGCCCGAAGAAATCATGCAGGCCCGCCCCGGCGACCTGTTCGTATGCCGGAACGCGGGCAATATCGTTCCGCCCTATGCCTCGATGCTGGGCGGCGTGTCGGCCACGGTCGAATATGCCGTTGCCGCGCTGGGTGTGCGCGACATCATCGTGTGCGGCCACACCGATTGCGGCGCGATGAAGGCGCTGGCCAATCCCGCCGGGCTTGAAGAGGCCATGCCCAATGTCGCCGCATGGCTGAAGCACGGCAGCGCCGCGCAGACCGTGGTGAACGGCTGCCAGGGCCATCTGGAAGGCGACGCACGCGTCCGCGCGATGATTTACGAAAACGTCGTCGCACAGCTTTCGAACCTGCGTACGCACCCGTCGGTCGCTCGGGCCATGGCTGCGGGCGAGATGAGCCTGCACGGCTGGGTCGTCGACATTCACGAAGGTCAGGTTCTGGGTCTTGACGGCCAGACCGGCCAGTTCGTGCCGCTGCGCGACAATGATCCCCTTCCCGTCGCCGTGTCGGCGCAGGTCCGTTATCCCATGGCGGAGGCCGCCGAATGA
- a CDS encoding S9 family peptidase yields the protein MAKDTYDLPGTQAQEMAVPDVPQKDLTLERIAGSPSLNGASPRAMKLSPDGRWLTLLRARDDDRYRYDLWAYDRQGGTWSMLVDSEAFGPGRALSEAEKMQRERARIASLKGIVSYEWSQDAQSILVPLDGDLFLAKLDGTVTRLTDSEEGELNPAISPDNARVSFVREGRLFVAPVGGEPAAVTPDEASDTVHWGEAEFVAQEEMDRDYGYKWGPDGKRIAVLRYDEAPVAVVTRTSIGAGSTTTYDQRYPLAGTDNVLIDLYVIDPDGGNRIKADLGAERDIYITRVDWAPDGALYVQRQNRAQSRLDMLKIDPATGASTPVFTETAEDGHWINQSSDYRFLNDGSLVWRSERSGFGHLWRFADGEWTQLTRGDWVVTGLLGVDEAAGALWFKGRMDSPLEDQLYRLDYANGGAPERLTEKGWFYGASMDGAGRTMIVNRSNPAQPTQYYLADNTGKRLTWLMENALDADHPYAPFAASHAAARFGTLTSEDGSTLYWKMLTPKMEKGKRYPVLFHHYGGPHAQEVDHSWDSAISQYFVDLGYIWFQIDNRGSDNRGVAFEKQIREAMGTVEVVDQKTGGSWLKTLPFVDPDRIAIFGSSYGGYMTLKQLEADPGFYAAGIAASSVTKWELYDTFYTERYMGDPRQVPDAYEASNTIADAAKISDPLLISHGMSDDNVVMDNTTAMVAAMQEANVPFEMMLYPGFGHVVSGPVITQHYYGNIVRFLEQNGVPPGGR from the coding sequence ATGGCGAAAGACACCTATGACTTGCCCGGCACACAGGCGCAGGAAATGGCAGTGCCCGATGTGCCGCAAAAGGATCTGACGCTGGAGCGGATCGCAGGCAGTCCGTCGCTGAACGGGGCGTCGCCGCGTGCGATGAAGCTGTCGCCCGATGGCCGCTGGCTGACCCTGCTGCGCGCGCGCGACGATGACCGCTATCGCTATGATTTGTGGGCCTATGACCGGCAGGGCGGAACATGGTCGATGTTGGTCGATTCCGAAGCGTTCGGCCCGGGTCGCGCCTTGTCGGAGGCGGAGAAGATGCAGCGCGAACGCGCGCGCATTGCCAGCCTCAAGGGGATCGTGTCCTATGAATGGTCGCAGGATGCGCAGTCCATCCTTGTCCCGCTGGACGGCGATCTGTTTCTGGCAAAGCTGGACGGCACCGTCACCCGCCTGACCGATAGCGAGGAGGGCGAGCTCAATCCCGCGATTTCGCCCGATAATGCGCGCGTGTCCTTTGTGCGCGAGGGGCGGCTGTTCGTCGCACCGGTCGGCGGCGAGCCTGCGGCGGTCACGCCGGACGAGGCGAGCGATACGGTCCATTGGGGCGAGGCGGAATTCGTCGCGCAGGAGGAAATGGACCGCGATTACGGCTATAAATGGGGCCCCGACGGCAAGCGCATCGCCGTGCTGCGTTATGACGAGGCACCGGTCGCGGTCGTGACGCGCACATCGATCGGGGCGGGCAGCACCACCACCTATGACCAGCGCTATCCGCTGGCGGGCACCGATAATGTGCTGATCGACCTGTATGTGATCGATCCCGATGGCGGCAACCGGATCAAGGCCGATCTGGGGGCTGAGCGCGATATCTATATCACCCGTGTCGACTGGGCGCCCGATGGCGCGCTTTATGTGCAGCGCCAGAACCGCGCGCAAAGCAGGCTCGACATGCTGAAGATCGATCCGGCGACCGGCGCCAGCACGCCGGTCTTTACCGAAACGGCCGAGGACGGGCACTGGATCAACCAGTCGTCCGATTATCGCTTCCTGAACGACGGCTCGCTGGTCTGGCGTTCGGAACGCAGTGGTTTCGGCCATCTCTGGCGCTTTGCCGACGGGGAATGGACGCAGCTGACACGCGGCGACTGGGTCGTCACCGGCCTGCTGGGCGTGGACGAGGCAGCGGGCGCGCTATGGTTCAAGGGACGGATGGACAGCCCGCTGGAAGACCAGCTCTATCGTCTCGACTATGCCAATGGCGGCGCGCCCGAGCGACTGACAGAAAAGGGCTGGTTCTATGGCGCGTCGATGGACGGGGCAGGGCGCACCATGATCGTCAACCGGTCCAATCCCGCGCAGCCGACGCAGTATTATCTGGCCGATAATACCGGCAAGCGCCTGACATGGCTGATGGAAAACGCGCTCGACGCCGATCACCCCTATGCACCATTCGCCGCCAGCCATGCCGCGGCACGTTTCGGCACGCTGACGTCAGAGGATGGCAGCACGCTTTACTGGAAGATGCTGACCCCGAAGATGGAAAAGGGAAAGCGCTATCCGGTGCTGTTCCACCATTATGGCGGCCCGCATGCGCAAGAAGTCGATCATTCGTGGGATTCGGCCATTTCGCAATATTTCGTCGATCTGGGATATATCTGGTTCCAGATCGACAATCGCGGATCGGACAATCGCGGCGTCGCTTTTGAAAAGCAGATCCGCGAGGCCATGGGCACGGTCGAGGTGGTCGACCAGAAAACCGGGGGCAGCTGGCTGAAAACGCTGCCTTTTGTCGATCCCGACCGGATCGCGATTTTCGGGTCCAGCTATGGCGGCTATATGACCCTGAAACAGCTGGAGGCCGATCCCGGTTTTTACGCTGCGGGCATCGCGGCTTCTTCGGTGACGAAGTGGGAGCTGTATGACACGTTCTATACCGAACGCTATATGGGCGATCCGCGTCAGGTGCCCGATGCGTATGAGGCGTCGAATACCATCGCCGATGCTGCAAAGATCAGCGATCCGTTGCTGATCAGCCACGGGATGAGCGACGATAATGTGGTGATGGACAATACCACCGCCATGGTCGCCGCCATGCAGGAAGCGAATGTTCCGTTCGAAATGATGCTATATCCCGGCTTTGGCCATGTGGTGTCGGGTCCGGTCATCACGCAGCACTATTACGGCAACATCGTGCGCTTTCTGGAACAGAACGGCGTGCCGCCCGGGGGGCGATAA
- the rplS gene encoding 50S ribosomal protein L19 — MNLIQQLEAEAIAGFSKEIPEFRAGDTVRVGVRVVEGTRERVQNYEGVVIARSNRGMGSNFTVRKISFGEGVERVFPLYSPNIDSITVVRRGVVRRAKLYYLRGRTGKSARIAERKTVREQA; from the coding sequence ATGAACCTGATCCAGCAGCTTGAGGCAGAGGCCATTGCCGGCTTCTCAAAGGAAATTCCGGAATTCCGTGCGGGCGACACCGTGCGCGTCGGCGTGCGCGTCGTGGAAGGCACGCGTGAACGTGTGCAGAATTACGAAGGCGTCGTGATCGCACGTTCGAACCGCGGCATGGGTTCGAACTTCACCGTTCGCAAGATCAGCTTCGGCGAAGGCGTGGAGCGTGTGTTCCCGCTCTATTCGCCCAATATCGACAGCATCACCGTGGTCCGCCGCGGCGTCGTGCGTCGTGCCAAGCTCTATTACCTGCGCGGCCGTACCGGCAAGAGCGCCCGTATTGCCGAGCGCAAGACGGTTCGCGAGCAGGCCTAA
- a CDS encoding SulP family inorganic anion transporter, which produces MSSATASVVEAEEKGGMFAHFGRDFTASIVVFLVAMPLCMGIAIASGVPAEKGLITGIIGGIVVGLFAGSPLQVSGPAAGLAVIVFDFVANNGITALGPMLVLAGVLQFIAGWMKLGAFFRSISPAVVHGMLAGIGALIVISQFHILFDASPLSNGISNLAAMPARLLGLSPFNVEQAEMALGIGLLTIGIMIAWEKFKPAKMGLLPGALLGVVGATLASMALGLDITRVNVPDSIFGAVTAPDDSFLGLLTSPTIIIAAIAVAFIASAETLLSAAAVDRMHDGVRTNYDKELSAQGIGNFLCGLAGALPMTGVIVRSSANVQAGAKTRLSTIIHGIWILGFVSLLPFVLSEIPMAALGGVLVVTGWKLVSLKHVRHLYSSYGALPAVIWTATFVLVVTVDLLTGVLVGLALTLLELIPHRRSLKLGFDKDDEGEECDVHLSGSCTFVSLTGLTRKLEDIPGTRPVRVNLANVQGFDHTSAEQFKEWVGRRRKLGHPVELTGPSHLVDRFS; this is translated from the coding sequence ATGAGCAGCGCCACAGCTTCTGTTGTGGAAGCGGAAGAAAAGGGCGGCATGTTCGCCCATTTCGGCCGCGATTTCACAGCATCCATCGTCGTGTTTCTGGTGGCCATGCCCTTGTGTATGGGCATCGCGATCGCATCGGGCGTTCCGGCCGAAAAGGGCCTGATCACCGGCATCATCGGCGGCATCGTGGTGGGCCTGTTTGCGGGTTCACCTTTGCAGGTATCCGGCCCCGCGGCCGGCCTTGCCGTCATCGTGTTCGATTTCGTCGCCAATAACGGCATCACGGCCCTTGGTCCGATGCTTGTGCTGGCGGGCGTATTGCAGTTCATTGCGGGCTGGATGAAACTGGGCGCGTTCTTCCGCTCCATCAGCCCTGCCGTTGTGCATGGCATGCTGGCGGGGATCGGTGCGCTGATCGTGATCAGCCAGTTCCATATTCTGTTCGACGCATCGCCGCTGTCGAACGGCATCTCAAACCTTGCCGCCATGCCCGCACGCCTGCTGGGCCTGTCGCCGTTTAATGTGGAACAGGCCGAAATGGCGCTGGGCATCGGCCTTTTGACCATCGGCATCATGATCGCATGGGAAAAGTTCAAGCCTGCCAAGATGGGCCTCCTTCCCGGCGCACTGCTGGGCGTGGTGGGTGCGACCCTCGCTTCGATGGCGCTGGGTCTGGACATCACGCGCGTCAATGTGCCCGATTCGATCTTCGGTGCCGTGACCGCGCCCGATGACAGCTTCCTCGGCTTGCTGACCAGCCCGACGATCATCATCGCCGCCATCGCCGTTGCCTTTATCGCCAGCGCGGAAACGCTGCTGTCAGCGGCTGCGGTCGACCGGATGCATGATGGCGTGCGCACCAATTACGACAAGGAATTGAGCGCGCAGGGCATCGGCAACTTCCTGTGCGGCCTTGCCGGCGCATTGCCGATGACGGGCGTGATCGTGCGTTCGTCGGCGAATGTGCAGGCCGGTGCAAAGACCCGTCTGTCGACCATCATCCATGGCATCTGGATCCTGGGCTTCGTCTCGCTGCTGCCATTCGTGCTGAGCGAGATCCCGATGGCGGCACTGGGCGGCGTTCTGGTCGTGACCGGCTGGAAGCTCGTCAGCCTCAAGCATGTGCGTCACCTCTATTCCAGCTATGGCGCGCTTCCGGCGGTCATCTGGACAGCGACCTTTGTACTGGTGGTCACTGTCGACCTGCTGACCGGCGTGCTGGTCGGCCTTGCGCTGACGCTGCTGGAACTGATCCCGCATCGCCGTTCGCTCAAACTCGGCTTCGACAAGGATGACGAGGGCGAGGAATGCGACGTTCATCTGTCGGGCAGCTGCACCTTTGTCAGCCTGACCGGCCTGACCCGCAAGCTCGAGGATATTCCCGGCACGCGTCCCGTGCGCGTGAACCTCGCCAATGTGCAGGGTTTCGACCACACCTCGGCCGAGCAGTTCAAGGAATGGGTCGGCCGCCGCCGCAAGCTGGGTCATCCGGTCGAACTGACCGGTCCGAGCCACCTTGTGGATCGTTTTTCCTGA
- the pgsA gene encoding CDP-diacylglycerol--glycerol-3-phosphate 3-phosphatidyltransferase yields the protein MLTLPNLLTLSRIFAVPLLVGFLWWPEWALGHAIAFVIYSLAGITDYFDGYLARSSGRVSRLGIFLDPIADKLMVGAVILVLTAKGGLSGPYVGDLHALAGLVILLREIAVSGLREFLAGVQVSVPVSKLAKWKTTAQIVALGALILAGALPHMEWIRLTGLACLWAAAALTVVTGWDYLRVGLKHMD from the coding sequence ATGCTGACACTTCCCAATCTTCTGACGCTTTCGCGCATTTTCGCCGTTCCGCTGCTGGTCGGTTTCCTGTGGTGGCCCGAATGGGCGCTGGGGCATGCGATCGCCTTTGTGATCTATTCGCTGGCGGGAATAACCGATTATTTCGACGGCTATCTCGCGCGGTCCAGCGGGCGGGTCAGCCGTCTGGGCATCTTCCTCGATCCCATCGCAGACAAGCTGATGGTGGGGGCGGTGATCCTTGTGCTGACGGCCAAGGGCGGATTGTCGGGCCCCTATGTGGGCGATCTGCATGCGCTGGCAGGGCTGGTGATCTTGCTTCGCGAAATCGCCGTTTCGGGCCTGCGCGAATTTCTGGCAGGTGTGCAGGTTTCGGTGCCCGTGTCGAAACTGGCGAAATGGAAGACAACGGCGCAGATTGTGGCGCTGGGCGCGCTGATACTGGCGGGTGCCTTGCCGCATATGGAATGGATCAGGCTGACGGGGCTTGCATGTCTGTGGGCAGCAGCAGCGCTGACGGTGGTGACCGGCTGGGATTATCTGCGTGTCGGCCTGAAGCATATGGACTAG